TGAATTTGAAATCTCAAAGGAACCAAACACACATTCAGCTCCCTTCAAATCCTGTCTATCATCTTCTAGTTTCAGACCAGTATTTTCTGGAAACTTTGGCTGGTCATCTCCAGTAGGAACCAGACAAGTAGGTGGGCTTATATCTTCTACAAAGTCTAAATCCTTCAGAATAGATGAAATAGCAGATGACATGTCGTCGTCCGAAACGATCAGCAGGCTGTTTTCAATCGGGTCTTCTACAGACCGCAGGTCACAGCAGTGAGACTCCTGCTGACCAACACCTGAAGGCAACTGAAGGGAAATCCCAGGTGACTCCATCCCTGTGTAGCTGTGAGAGGCAGGAGCAATGCCAGGGCAGATATTCACTGGCTGCTGGTTGCTCTCTTGTCTCATCTCCTCCTGAATCTGCCGCACGGTGTTGGCGATGAGGACGGAGCGGTGCAGGTTGGGCTCCACCAGCATTTTGTACGTCTGTAACTTGGTGAGGCACATGTTGAGCACCAGCTGCCTCTTGAGCGGGTAGGGCAGACCTCGACTGGAATCAAAGGCACTCGAGAGACCAGCCATGTTCTCCTCATAGTCACTCAGCTTGCGCTTTAGGCCTCTCCCCAACATGAACCTGCAAGACAAAAATCATGAATTAACCTTGAGCAGGCCCAATAGACAATTCTGAAAACCCAGTAATGCAAAATGTATTGGTTAGCTTAGACTTTTGATGTCACAGAATatcaagagacagaaagaaatcctACACAACATGATTTCCATTGAAAAGATGCACTTTCCAGCTATATTGCTTCATGGcaactttttttctaaacagaaaacatttagcttttttaaaaaagctaaataCTTCTAAGTATATCTGACTGTCCACATGAAATAGATGCTTATATTAAGGATCAAACAACTCTACAGAATATTTCATCATTTCCATTTGAACATTAATTCTTGAGTACAGCAGGTAAGACTCCAAGCTAGTTTTCAACACCCATTTTAATCTCATTAATCAAGGCTTTCTAATGTCTTGCTCAGTGTCTCTGAGAACTCTATGTAGGACtgattcttctcttttttttctctggtgaCCCACAATTGTTTTACAGCAGGGCCTCCCATGGGATCCTTAAATGCATTCCACAGCTTGGTAGTTTGGTTAAATGCAGGAGGAAATCTGGCTGGGCTACTGAGCTCACAGAGAGACAATGGGTGCTCATGGCTGCTGGTTCACAACCTGCTACTGGCTTCACACTAAGAACATCAGGCAGGAAGGTATCAGACAGCATTTTAAAGGTAACCAATTTTGGTAAAATAGTTaggaaaaaattagaatttaGTTGCTTTCATTCTGCTTTGTGTGCTCTTGCACTGAAATAGAGTAGGTCTAGAACAATGTGGTACAAAAacctgtacacacacacacacacacacatctaaAATATAAGTGATCCAAAGAAATACCTGCTTGGGTACTTTGCAATTACCATCCCAAGCCTAAAGAGTTTTTTATTAGGGAAAAGAAGCCCTATGCAATCActcataaaaacacagaaaaggagtATACTCTGTACAGAAAACACTGGTAAAATCTTACTTACACACATCCTAAAGTGTCCATGAATACAGACACTTCGTTCccaaactattaaaaaaattaagcaatcATAAATTAGACACCAGTGGCAGATTAAGGGCAGATCCTTCAAGCACAATGATCCAGACCCTGCATGCTGCCGAGGGCCTCCCAACTTCCTTTTCATGTGAGCACTGGATGCTGCCAGCAATAGCTCAGCTGATGGCCGCAGCTGCCAGCTGCTAGCCTGTCGCTAGACTTTTGGGGAcaaggagaaggcagcaggatAAAGCCTCTTTTACTATCAGGATTTCTCCAGATTTGCAGGGAGCATGGCAGGGCTCCATGGCTACATCCATCTGCCCAGGCAAGGCTGCTGGAGAACTCTGCTCCTCTGGAGGAacagaaagcaagcaagcagtGCATCCTCCTCAGCAAgacacaggagagaaaacagctgctACAGGAGTTTAGGTGTCAGACTTATCAACAGTACACACTTTCTTTTTGTAAGGACATTACCTAGATGAAATTCAGCTTGTCCTAGGACTGCATTTTAACCTAGCAGGGAGTAGTCTGGACTATCTTCACTTCATTAAGGTAGTCACTCTTGAAACAGCAACAAACTTTAATTACTTGTTATTTTACCACTGCTGCTATCTTTTAACTTTGaacttctgattttctctgaagttttctGCTAAActggcacagcaccagctgtATCTCTTTAAAAACCAGAAGGTTTCTGGATGTGGTGTGCCTGTTCACCTGAGTCATCATCCCACACTGATCATGTATGGCTCTCCCACTCAGGCACCCCATTACAGCAAACAGACACAGCCAGTACCCAGCACTGCATTGCAACAAAATCAGAACAAATCTGGATACAAAGTTCAGGCACAAAATATAATAACAAAGTATTCTGGGGAGGGAGTGTGTGTGTCAAGGATCCTCAAACCACTGACAATACTGTAACTGAGAATTTTTGACACAATCTATG
This sequence is a window from Parus major isolate Abel chromosome 5, Parus_major1.1, whole genome shotgun sequence. Protein-coding genes within it:
- the LOC107206072 gene encoding SERTA domain-containing protein 2-like gives rise to the protein MLGRGLKRKLSDYEENMAGLSSAFDSSRGLPYPLKRQLVLNMCLTKLQTYKMLVEPNLHRSVLIANTVRQIQEEMRQESNQQPVNICPGIAPASHSYTGMESPGISLQLPSGVGQQESHCCDLRSVEDPIENSLLIVSDDDMSSAISSILKDLDFVEDISPPTCLVPTGDDQPKFPENTGLKLEDDRQDLKGAECVFGSFEISNSTSYLKDLAIDDIFEDIDTSMYDSDFCCPPLMPPRSPSLTTEEPLKTFPSCNSSSANNIQICRTDLSELDHIMEILVGS